Proteins from one Halopseudomonas pelagia genomic window:
- a CDS encoding DMT family transporter, translating to MLLNKSTWVALGPTALFVLLWSSGAIFSSWGLQHASAFAFLFLRFVMACVVLGLLASYRRRWLPALGSRRRVVMVGILLTGGYTIFYLLSLDQGITPGVLATVLGVQPILTLLLVERRVSWMRIAGLLLALGGLTLVVLESLLAARFSLLGISLTLAALACITLGSIFQKGLQQAPMDVLPLQYLIGLLMCLLFLPFQPFEYELTVGFIVPLIYMGVVISVLATLLLYRLIRAGNLVNVTSLFYLVPGVTAGLDYLFLGNRMAPLSLLGMLAILSGLALVFRNTGVPMRESRK from the coding sequence ATGCTATTGAACAAATCGACCTGGGTCGCTCTCGGCCCTACCGCACTCTTCGTGCTGCTGTGGAGCAGTGGTGCGATCTTCTCCTCCTGGGGGCTGCAGCACGCCTCCGCCTTTGCTTTTCTATTTCTGCGTTTCGTTATGGCCTGCGTGGTACTGGGTTTGTTGGCCAGTTACCGGCGACGCTGGTTGCCCGCCTTGGGTTCGCGGCGGCGGGTCGTCATGGTCGGGATTCTGCTGACGGGTGGCTACACGATCTTCTACTTGCTGTCGCTGGATCAGGGCATTACCCCGGGCGTGCTCGCGACGGTGTTGGGCGTGCAACCGATTCTGACGCTGTTGCTGGTAGAGCGCCGAGTGTCCTGGATGCGCATTGCCGGGTTGCTGCTGGCGCTGGGCGGGTTAACGCTGGTGGTGCTGGAAAGCCTGCTGGCCGCGCGCTTTTCGCTGTTGGGCATCAGCCTGACTCTGGCCGCGCTGGCGTGTATCACGCTCGGCTCGATATTCCAGAAAGGCCTGCAGCAGGCACCGATGGATGTGCTGCCGCTGCAATATCTGATCGGCCTGTTGATGTGCCTGCTGTTTCTACCCTTTCAGCCATTCGAGTATGAACTGACGGTGGGCTTTATCGTGCCGCTGATCTATATGGGCGTAGTGATTTCGGTGCTGGCGACGCTGTTGCTCTACCGGCTGATTCGCGCGGGCAATCTGGTCAATGTCACCAGTCTGTTCTATCTGGTGCCGGGTGTGACCGCAGGGCTGGATTATTTATTTCTGGGTAATCGCATGGCGCCGCTGAGTTTGCTCGGCATGCTGGCGATTCTGAGTGGCCTGGCGTTGGTGTTTCGCAATACGGGCGTGCCGATGCGCGAAAGCCGGAAATAG
- a CDS encoding zinc-binding alcohol dehydrogenase family protein: MKAVGYQQAGDLDRADALQDIELPRPEPGPRDLLVKVAAVSVNPVDAKIRRNRAPLTGAYDVLGWDAVGTVEATGAEVSAFKAGDRVYYAGAINWPGCNAEYHLVDERIVGHAPASLSDAQAAALPLTAITAWELLFDRLGVTEGGGAGQTLLVIGGAGGVGSILVQLARQLTELTVVATASRPESVQWISDLGAQHVIDHNQPMLAQLQAIGIEQVELVASLTHTAEHYEQYIECLAPQGKLGLIDDFDSLDVLKLKPKCLSLHWEFMFARSLHQTPDMIEQSRLLNRVAELVDKGTLKTTLGEHFGTINAANLLKAHRLLESHKARGKLVLEGF; encoded by the coding sequence ATGAAAGCTGTTGGATATCAACAAGCCGGTGATCTTGATCGTGCCGACGCGCTGCAAGACATCGAATTGCCCCGCCCCGAACCCGGTCCGCGTGATCTGCTGGTCAAGGTCGCTGCCGTTTCGGTTAATCCGGTAGACGCCAAGATCCGCCGCAACCGCGCACCTCTGACTGGCGCCTATGACGTGCTCGGTTGGGATGCGGTCGGTACCGTTGAGGCTACAGGCGCCGAGGTCAGCGCGTTCAAGGCAGGTGACCGGGTCTACTACGCTGGTGCGATTAACTGGCCCGGCTGTAATGCCGAATACCATCTGGTCGACGAGCGCATTGTCGGCCATGCGCCCGCCAGCCTGAGTGATGCACAGGCTGCTGCTCTGCCACTGACCGCCATCACCGCCTGGGAGCTGCTGTTTGATCGCCTCGGCGTCACCGAAGGCGGCGGCGCCGGCCAGACTCTGCTGGTGATCGGCGGCGCCGGTGGCGTGGGTTCAATCCTGGTGCAGCTGGCGCGTCAGTTAACCGAACTGACAGTGGTGGCGACGGCCTCGCGGCCAGAAAGCGTGCAGTGGATCAGCGACCTGGGCGCGCAGCATGTGATTGACCACAATCAGCCGATGCTGGCGCAGTTGCAGGCTATAGGCATAGAGCAGGTTGAACTGGTTGCCTCGCTGACCCACACCGCCGAGCATTATGAGCAATACATTGAATGTCTGGCGCCGCAAGGCAAGCTGGGCCTGATCGATGATTTTGACAGCCTGGACGTTCTCAAGCTCAAACCCAAGTGTCTGTCGCTGCACTGGGAGTTCATGTTTGCCCGCAGCCTGCATCAGACTCCGGACATGATTGAACAGAGCCGACTATTGAACCGGGTTGCTGAGCTGGTCGACAAGGGCACCTTGAAAACCACCCTGGGTGAGCACTTTGGCACTATCAACGCGGCCAATCTGCTCAAGGCCCATCGCCTGCTGGAAAGCCACAAGGCCCGGGGCAAGCTGGTACTCGAAGGCTTTTAA